The proteins below are encoded in one region of Tachypleus tridentatus isolate NWPU-2018 chromosome 4, ASM421037v1, whole genome shotgun sequence:
- the LOC143248918 gene encoding serine/threonine-protein kinase PAK mbt-like: MFGKKKKKPIISAPTNFEHRFHTGFDRREGKFVGLPPQWTSLIQTQQDRPKPIVDPSTITPTEMINMKSHTIVRGGSSSQIRNGPISVTRSNSLRKESPPQPRRDYLSRLPPPVPEDESLLPVQSHEISPHVHQISHDSHIHPHTHPQFHPGQLHWGHGHPVNFYSENQENHMGGSHSNLQNSRALAPSQGSVPSCDKTDSGNNSMHPGVQLGREQDKSSAPTSLPGYTSKPGLMIDNQTCPQSQSYQEQHPSMTSNFQAGIHHGPMLPSPISNGVPLQSPLEPPVMEKQYRDSHSSSGSTQHSGNRSGSHSPILKNSMSQNHLNHPRDLNPQNVKNERTRDLSPKPPVPSSKNKVMSPMLTSNGHHLEHHLKSAIPGHDHHPKLTIPGHGHHPKSAVPGHGHHPEHHPKSTVTRDSHHPEQHSKSVVSSHGHHTEQHPKSAVPGHGHHPGQYSKSAVSGPGTHPEQYPKSGHGHHPEQQRLSHEQFRAALQMVVSPGDPREDLENFIKIGEGSTGIVCIATEKSSNRQVAVKKMDLRKQQRRELLFNEVVIMRDYHHPNIVEMYNSFLVGDELWVVMEFLEGGALTDIVTHARMDEEQIATVCNQCLKALAFLHSQGVIHRDIKSDSILLASDGRVKLSDFGFCAQVSPDLLKRKSLVGTPYWMAPEVISRLPYGPEVDLWSLGIMVIEMVDGEPPFFNEPPLQAMRRIRDMPPPKLKNTHKVSPRLQGFLEKMLLRDPSQRATACELLQHSFLRQAGPPSLLVPLMRSFRHSPC; encoded by the exons ATGTTtggtaagaagaagaaaaagccAATCATTTCTGCCCCTACAAACTTTGAGCACAGATTTCACACAGGCTTTGACAGACGTGAAGGAAAATTTGTAGGCCTTCCACCACAATGGACCAGTTTAATCCAGACTCAACAAGATAGACCAAAACCCATAGTAGACCCATCAACTATAACACCAACTGAAATGATTAACATGAAATCTCAC ACAATTGTTCGAGGTGGAAGCTCTTCTCAAATCAGAAATGGACCAATTTCAGTCACACGATCCAACTCGCTGAGGAAAGAAAGCCCTCCTCAACCTCGGCGGGACTATTTAAGCCGTCTTCCTCCTCCAGTACCTGAAGATGAAAGTTTGCTACCTGTTCAATCCCATGAGATTTCTCCTCATGTTCACCAAATTTCTCACGATTCTCATATCCATCCACACACACACCCCCAGTTTCATCCTGGCCAATTACACTGGGGTCATGGCCATCCAGTAAACTTTTATTCAGAGAATCAGGAAAATCATATGGGTGGGAGCCACTCCAATCTACAGAATTCAAGAGCACTTGCTCCTTCTCAAGGCTCTGTTCCCTCTTGTGACAAAACAGATAGTGGAAATAATAGTATGCATCCTGGTGTCCAATTAGGTAGAGAACAAGATAAAAGCTCTGCACCAACTAGTCTGCCAGGTTATACCTCTAAACCAGGACTCATGATTGATAACCAAACTTGTCCACAGTCACAAAGCTACCAAGAACAACATCCATCCATGACTTCTAATTTTCAAGCAGGTATTCACCATGGACCCATGCTTCCATCACCTATTTCCAATGGTGTTCCTCTGCAAAGTCCACTTGAACCTCCTGTCATGGAAAAACAGTACAGGGATTCTCACTCATCATCAGGTTCAACCCAACATTCTGGAAACCGTAGTGGTTCTCATAGCCCTATTCTAAAAAACAGCATGTCTCAGAACCACTTAAACCATCCAAGAGACTTAAACCCTCAAAATGTAAAGAATGAAAGAACAAGA GATCTTTCTCCGAAACCACCTGTCCCATCatcaaaaaataaagttatgagTCCCATGTTGACTAGTAATGGTCACCATCTAGAACATCACCTTAAGTCAGCTATTCCTGGCCATGATCATCACCCAAAGTTGACTATCCCTGGACATGGTCATCACCCTAAGTCAGCTGTCCCTGGCCATGGTCATCATCCAGAACATCATCCCAAGTCAACTGTCACTAGAGACAGTCATCATCCTGAACAACACTCCAAGTCTGTTGTCTCTAGCCATGGTCACCACACAGAACAACATCCTAAGTCTGCTGTCCCTGGCCATGGTCATCATCCAGGACAATACTCTAAGTCTGCTGTATCTGGCCCTGGTACTCATCCAGAACAATACCCTAAATCTGGCCATGGTCATCATCCAGAACAACAAAGATTATCACATGAACAG TTTCGAGCAGCCTTACAGATGGTTGTAAGTCCAGGAGATCCAAGGGAAGACCTGGAAAATTTTATCAAGATAGGAGAAGGTTCAACTGGCATTGTATGCATTGCTACTGAGAAATCTAGCAATAGGCAAGTGGCAGTGAAGAAAATGGACCTTCGCAAACAGCAGAGAAGGGAACTCTTGTTTAATGAG GTAGTAATCATGCGAGATTATCATCATCCAAACATAGTGGAAATGTACAACAGTTTCCTAGTGGGTGACGAACTCTGGGTTGTTATGGAATTTCTGGAAGGAGGAGCTCTGACAGATATTGTAACTCATGCAAG AATGGATGAAGAACAGATTGCAACTGTTTGTAACCAGTGTCTGAAAGCTCTTGCTTTTCTCCACTCTCAAGGTGTCATCCACCGAGACATTAAGAGTGATTCTATTTTACTAGCTAGTGATGGGAGG GTAAAACTTTCAGATTTTGGCTTCTGTGCTCAAGTCTCCCCTGATCTCCTTAAGAGGAAGTCCCTAGTAGGCACCCCTTACTGGATGGCTCCAGAAGTAATATCTAGGTTGCCATATGGACCTGAG GTTGACCTGTGGTCTCTAGGTATAATGGTGATTGAGATGGTTGATGGTGAACCACCATTCTTCAATGAACCGCCTCTGCAGGCCATGAGAAGGATACGAGACATGCCTCCTCCTAAGCTAAAAAACACCCACAAG GTATCTCCCAGGTTGCAAGGATTCCTGGAGAAAATGCTTCTCAGAGACCCTTCCCAGAGAGCCACAGCATGTGAACTTCTTCAGCATTCCTTTCTGAGACAGGCTGGACCACCTAGCTTACTTGTTCCCTTAATGCGAAGCTTCAGGCACAGTCCTTGCTAG